The sequence below is a genomic window from Paenibacillus sp. DCT19.
ACCACATTAACTACAAAAAAGCACATCGTCATCACGTATTCATTATACTATCATACTTACAACACAGTTTCCAATTGTTTTACATTTTCCTTCAATTTTTTTATACATACACTTCAGTATAGTTAGATGCATGACACCGCTTCTATAATGCAGACTCACTCAAAGTAATTATCGACGGCATAGTCAAAGAGAGCCAACCCGTAACGGTTGACTCTCAATTCGTACTAAATCCAACACTTTATCTCAATATTTGCTACCGCACTTATTGCTGTATCCAGGGGTTACGACGGCTCTTTGCTGAGCTGCGTTTATTGGTTTGCGTTTTGCGAGTTTCAGCTTCTTTGGAAGATACCGATACTTTTGAAGTACTTTTGCCTGCTGACTTGGCAGTTCTTCGTTTCGCTACCCCGCTTTTCCCCGTTGTTTGTTTCGCCTTGCCACCACTGTTGTGACTTTCGTTATCTTCTACATTAGTATGATTAAGATTAGCTTCCTCAAGTCCACCTTTTTTACCACCCGTATGCTCTTGAGATGGATAAAGTTCACCAAAAGCGCCTAACGGAGATGGCGGCACCATATTTTGTGATGGATACGGATTTTGATAGGCGTACTCAACAGGTTGATACGGAACTACCGATGGAGCCATATTGGGATGCCCACCGTATGGACTGTACATCCCCCAAGCAGGATCGTTATATCCTGGAGATACATGGCCGTAATGTGATCCATGCATATGTCCTCCGCATCCACATGGTGGATAAGGAAGTACCGAATATGGCGAGATAAATGGCGGCTGATTCATGGAATGCTCAGGAGCGAATGAAGGAAACGGACTATTCACCTGTGCAGAAGGCGCTATCGGATATGCATTATTACCCACCGCAGGAGCAGTATTCGGCATCATATTGTTATGATTAAAATCCGGTTCATTATTAGTTGATAAGTGTTGCGCCTCATATGGATTGATTTCCGTTATTCCAGGGAATCCAGCATTGTTACTATACCCAGCAATATACGTTGCTTGTTGCGTCGTATACACCTCTTGTGCGGGTACAGGAACCTGAGTATACGGATATTCGGCTGGCGCATGGTGAAGCTTACTTCCACAACCACATGGAGATTTGGTAGCAGGTGACACCTCAACTGGCGCTTTTGTATTCGGGATGGCTGGTAGAGGCATAATCTCAGGTGACAAATTCGGCATGGTGTACTTTGGCGCTTCTGGAAGAGGCTTTACTTCTGCAATTGGCGCAAGGTTTTCTTTTTTCTCCACTTCCTTGGCTGGCTTAACTTCTGGAATCTCAGGTAATTGAGGTAGCACTTCCAGCTCTGGCATTACATTAGGTACGGGATTAGCCGGTTTAGGCGTTGGCGCAGGTTGTTCATTGATTGGTTCAGGTACAACCGGTGTAGGCGGTGGTGATGATGGTAGTGGAGCTTCTGGTTTTGCTGGCTCCTCTTTTACACCTGTATGTTCTTTTCCTTCAGGAGAAAGTTTTTCATGAGCTGCAACATTACTTGCTCCGTTCTCCGATCCTGTGTTCCCCTGAACTTGCATGGAAGGAATGTATACTGTCTCCCCCACCAGAAGTGCATTTGGATTTTTCAGTTGTGGATTGGCATTAATCATATCCTTCAGCGGGACACCCCATGCCTGCGACAACTTCCACAATGAATCTCCTTGCTGAACTTTATGACTGTGCAATACTCCCTCAGGTTTGGGTGTTACAGGCGCAGCAGGAATCTTTACCTTCATCCCAATATCCAGCTTATCCGGATTGCTGATTTGCGGATTGGCCGCAATAATTTTGTCGAGCGCCACATTATATTTTTGGGACAGCAGGTACAATGTGTCGCCTTTTTTCACCATGTGTATTTTCACTGGGAACTAACCTCCTAGACGTGATACTTGGGCAGTACATTCGCCCATACCGTTACTACATCCTATGCAGAAACTAGGCTAATGACATCACCTAAACAAAAAAAATCCTTCTCTCTTCAAAAACCGCATACTTTGGGGTATGACGATCCCTGATAGATCAGAAGGATTTCACGTTCTATATTCAGCTATATTCGTTGTTTAGGCTTACCAAACTTTGTATCCGTCTTTGTCCACAATTTGTCGGAACGCTTCAAGAAGTTGCAATGTTATCGGGCCAGCAACCCCTGAACCGATGGTTCTTCCATCAACCTCATAAGCAGCGATAACTTCTGCAGCCGTACCTGTGAAAAAGACCTCGTCCGCGATGTATACATCATGGAGGGTAAACGGAATCTCTTTCAGCTCAATGTTCAGCTCACCACATAGATCAATAATTGCCTGACGCGTAATGCCTTCCAGAGCACCAAGGTAACAAGGTGGTGTGTAGACGACCCCATTTTTAATAATAAAAATGTTATCACTAGAACCTTCTGTTACATAGCCTTGGGAGTTCAACATGATCGCTTCACCAGCACCTGCATAGTTGGACTGAATTTTGACAAGTACGTTATTAAGATAGTTCAACGATTTAATTTTGGGATTAAGTGCATCCGGAATATTACGACGTTGGGAGACAGATACAGCTTTCAAACCAGTAAGATACGCTTCTTCTGGATAGATGGCCAGTTGCTCCACAATAATAATGACAGAGGCTTTTGGACAACGCAGTGGATCCAATCCTAAGTTACCAGGACCCCGCGAAACAATCAAACGAATATAACCATTACGCATATCGTTACGACGCACCGTTTCAGCCATCACGTCTAACATTTCTTCATAAGACAGAGGGATGTTTAGATTAATGGATTTTGCTGAATCATACAGTCGATCCAAATGCGCCTTACATCTGAAAATGTTTCCGTTATAGATTCGAATACCTTCGAAGATCCCATCTCCATACAAAAAACCATGATCGTATACCGAAACTGTTGCGTTCTCCTTGGTCACAAATTGACCATCCAAATAAATCCATTGCTCTGACATGGATGACTGCACCTCCGTTAAATGTCCTAATCCTTCACTCTCGAAAAATATCATCAGTCTCACTGTATTGTACAACAATTGACAAGCATTAACGTGTGAGATTTACCCTTTTTTTAGCTCCTATCTCTATTAATCCAGCCCATATTAGGTTGTCTTCAAAGACGGATAAGTAAAACAAGGATAGCTGCCAAGGACACGCACCTGGCAATTCAAAGCCTCAATCTCTGCCATCGCTGCAGTCAGCAGCACAGAATCAACAGCTTCTTTTACATCAATATAAAAATAATAACTGCCAAGCCGCTTCTTCGTTGGACGCGATTCAAGCCTGGTCAGATTCAGCTTACGCCAAGCAAACGCGGACAACACCTGATGAAGAGCACCCGGTGCATCCTCAGGTAATGTAACCAATAGACTTGTCTTTACATGATCCGGCTCACGAGGAATCTGAACAGGTTC
It includes:
- a CDS encoding LysM peptidoglycan-binding domain-containing protein, which translates into the protein MKIHMVKKGDTLYLLSQKYNVALDKIIAANPQISNPDKLDIGMKVKIPAAPVTPKPEGVLHSHKVQQGDSLWKLSQAWGVPLKDMINANPQLKNPNALLVGETVYIPSMQVQGNTGSENGASNVAAHEKLSPEGKEHTGVKEEPAKPEAPLPSSPPPTPVVPEPINEQPAPTPKPANPVPNVMPELEVLPQLPEIPEVKPAKEVEKKENLAPIAEVKPLPEAPKYTMPNLSPEIMPLPAIPNTKAPVEVSPATKSPCGCGSKLHHAPAEYPYTQVPVPAQEVYTTQQATYIAGYSNNAGFPGITEINPYEAQHLSTNNEPDFNHNNMMPNTAPAVGNNAYPIAPSAQVNSPFPSFAPEHSMNQPPFISPYSVLPYPPCGCGGHMHGSHYGHVSPGYNDPAWGMYSPYGGHPNMAPSVVPYQPVEYAYQNPYPSQNMVPPSPLGAFGELYPSQEHTGGKKGGLEEANLNHTNVEDNESHNSGGKAKQTTGKSGVAKRRTAKSAGKSTSKVSVSSKEAETRKTQTNKRSSAKSRRNPWIQQ
- the ilvE gene encoding branched-chain-amino-acid transaminase, with product MSEQWIYLDGQFVTKENATVSVYDHGFLYGDGIFEGIRIYNGNIFRCKAHLDRLYDSAKSINLNIPLSYEEMLDVMAETVRRNDMRNGYIRLIVSRGPGNLGLDPLRCPKASVIIIVEQLAIYPEEAYLTGLKAVSVSQRRNIPDALNPKIKSLNYLNNVLVKIQSNYAGAGEAIMLNSQGYVTEGSSDNIFIIKNGVVYTPPCYLGALEGITRQAIIDLCGELNIELKEIPFTLHDVYIADEVFFTGTAAEVIAAYEVDGRTIGSGVAGPITLQLLEAFRQIVDKDGYKVW